A stretch of the Psychroserpens sp. Hel_I_66 genome encodes the following:
- a CDS encoding glycerol-3-phosphate dehydrogenase/oxidase — translation MFHFLSYWILFYIFEINCNNKFVFKRENLLNQLKSTQDWDVIIIGGGATGLGVALDCTTRGYKTLLLEQVDFAKGTSSRSTKLVHGGVRYLAQGNIDLVREALYERGLMLKNASHLVSNQSFIIPNYKWWDNIFYTVGLKVYDFLSGKLSFGKSIRIKKSETISRLSTLETNNLKGGVVYHDGQFDDSRLAVNIAQSCIEHGATVLNHCKVKHLLKDEKNLVNGVIAIDTETNEEYSLHAKTVINATGVFTDDILKMDNPSAKNSIRPSQGIHLVFDKSFLPGNDAIMIPKTDDGRVLFLVPWHDKVVVGTTDTLLDSHSLEPKPLDEEIKFIIDTANRYLNKNVSKDDVLSIFAGLRPLAAPKDKSEKTKEISRSHKIIVSDSHLITITGGKWTTYRKMAQDTVDKIIELNKLPNKECKTKDLLIHGANGPVDRTNHLYIYGTDKKEIEKLSQENPSLSERLHERLQFTKAEVLFAVRQEMARTIEDVLARRVRVLFLDAKAAIEIAPLVGEIIRKELNQTDDWRMKQISEFTEIAEQYVLK, via the coding sequence ATGTTTCATTTTCTTTCGTATTGGATATTATTTTATATATTTGAAATTAATTGTAACAACAAATTTGTGTTTAAAAGGGAAAACTTACTAAATCAGTTAAAATCTACTCAAGACTGGGATGTTATTATCATTGGTGGTGGCGCAACAGGGCTAGGAGTAGCTTTAGACTGTACAACAAGAGGCTATAAAACGTTGCTTTTAGAGCAAGTTGACTTTGCCAAAGGCACATCGAGCCGAAGCACAAAATTAGTTCACGGAGGCGTAAGGTATTTGGCCCAGGGCAATATTGATTTAGTTCGCGAAGCACTTTACGAAAGAGGCCTGATGCTAAAAAACGCATCACATTTGGTTAGCAACCAATCATTTATTATCCCTAATTATAAATGGTGGGACAATATATTTTATACAGTCGGGTTAAAAGTTTATGATTTCCTTTCTGGCAAATTAAGCTTCGGAAAATCAATTAGAATAAAAAAATCCGAAACCATTTCAAGATTATCAACGCTTGAAACAAACAATCTTAAAGGTGGTGTCGTTTATCATGATGGTCAATTTGACGATTCAAGACTGGCTGTGAATATTGCACAAAGTTGTATAGAACATGGCGCTACAGTACTTAACCATTGCAAAGTAAAACATCTTTTAAAAGATGAAAAAAACCTAGTTAATGGCGTTATTGCTATTGATACCGAAACTAACGAAGAATATAGTTTACATGCAAAAACCGTCATCAATGCCACAGGCGTATTTACAGACGATATTTTAAAAATGGATAATCCTTCAGCAAAAAATAGCATTAGACCCAGTCAAGGGATCCACTTGGTTTTTGATAAATCATTCTTACCTGGCAATGATGCCATTATGATTCCCAAAACAGATGATGGTCGCGTACTATTTTTAGTGCCATGGCACGACAAAGTGGTAGTTGGCACAACAGATACACTATTAGATAGCCACAGTTTAGAGCCAAAACCTTTGGATGAGGAAATCAAGTTTATCATTGACACTGCTAATCGATATTTAAATAAAAATGTATCTAAAGACGATGTGCTGAGTATTTTCGCTGGCTTGAGACCTTTGGCTGCTCCAAAGGATAAATCTGAAAAAACCAAGGAAATTTCAAGAAGCCATAAGATTATCGTTTCAGACTCTCATTTAATTACCATAACAGGTGGCAAATGGACAACTTATAGAAAAATGGCACAAGATACAGTCGATAAGATTATTGAATTAAACAAGTTACCAAACAAGGAATGCAAAACAAAAGATTTGTTGATTCATGGCGCGAATGGACCCGTAGATCGCACAAATCATTTGTATATTTATGGAACAGATAAAAAAGAAATTGAGAAGCTAAGTCAAGAAAACCCAAGCCTATCAGAGCGTTTACATGAACGGTTACAGTTCACAAAAGCCGAAGTGCTTTTTGCTGTAAGACAAGAAATGGCAAGAACTATAGAAGATGTTTTGGCAAGACGTGTTCGGGTTTTATTTTTAGACGCTAAGGCAGCCATTGAAATCGCACCTTTGGTTGGTGAGATTATTCGCAAAGAGCTCAATCAAACAGACGATTGGCGCATGAAGCAAATTTCAGAATTTACAGAAATTGCAGAGCAATACGTTTTAAAATAA
- a CDS encoding DeoR/GlpR family DNA-binding transcription regulator: MKRHQDILNRLAKEKHLEVLELCEILDVSAVTIRKDLKLLEQKGLLHRTHGGASLENPYINERTVVDKEKISVEEKNGIAQLAATRIVENDSILIASGTTVQALSKFVKAQNKLTVITSSLHVVLNLIHDKSIEILQLGGYIRHSSVSVIGNYTEYILKNVSCSKLFLGVDGIDLDYGLSTTNLEEAELNKKMLNAAQKVIVLADSSKFGKKSFARICDLSQIHEIITDKGISSSIKKKLEEKDIKVTIVD; encoded by the coding sequence ATGAAAAGACATCAAGACATATTGAATAGACTTGCGAAGGAAAAACATCTTGAGGTTTTAGAATTATGTGAGATCTTAGACGTGTCTGCGGTAACGATTAGAAAAGATTTAAAATTATTGGAACAAAAAGGGTTGCTTCATAGAACTCATGGAGGAGCATCCTTAGAAAACCCGTATATAAATGAGCGGACGGTTGTTGATAAGGAGAAAATTTCCGTAGAAGAAAAAAATGGGATTGCTCAATTGGCAGCAACAAGAATTGTTGAAAACGACTCTATCCTAATTGCGTCTGGTACAACGGTACAAGCTTTGTCCAAGTTTGTAAAAGCACAAAATAAGCTCACTGTGATTACGTCTTCCCTACATGTGGTTCTAAATTTAATTCACGATAAGAGCATTGAGATTTTACAATTGGGTGGTTATATAAGGCACAGTTCTGTATCTGTAATTGGAAACTATACAGAGTATATTTTAAAAAACGTGTCCTGTAGTAAGCTGTTTTTAGGTGTAGATGGTATTGATTTAGATTATGGATTATCCACAACGAATCTTGAAGAAGCGGAATTAAATAAGAAAATGCTCAACGCAGCTCAAAAAGTGATTGTCTTGGCAGACTCTTCTAAGTTTGGGAAAAAGAGTTTTGCTCGTATTTGTGATTTGTCCCAAATTCATGAAATTATAACAGATAAGGGAATTTCAAGCTCCATTAAAAAGAAGCTTGAAGAGAAAGATATTAAAGTAACTATAGTTGACTAA
- the glpK gene encoding glycerol kinase GlpK translates to MGKYILSLDQGTTSSRAIVFDKKGNVVSMAQKEFTQYFPKPGWVEHDPTEIWSTQTGVAAEAIAKKGLDVKHIAAIGITNQRETVIVWDKHTGKPIYNAIVWQDKRTSDYCDELKKEGKNDLFRQKTGLVIDSYFSGTKVKWILDNVDGAREKAEAGDLILGTIDTWLIWNFTKGEQHITDVTNASRTLMFNINTMDWDDELLEILTIPKSMLPEVKQSSEVYGHTKSTFYDSKIPIAGIAGDQQAALFGQMCTKPGMVKNTYGTGCFMLMNIGEKPIVSKNNLLTTVAWKVNGKTTYALEGSIFIAGAVVQWLRDGLKIIRNSSEIEKLANSVESSDGVYFVPAFAGLGAPHWNQHAKGTLFGLTRGSTDAHIARAALESVAFQTMDILKAMEADAEISIEELRVDGGATINNMMMQFQSDVLNTQTVRPKIVETTAMGAAFLAGLAVGYWESTDEIQDIWQIDKTFKPTTDRAETEANIKGWYRAIDALEYWTKSNSK, encoded by the coding sequence ATGGGAAAATATATACTATCATTAGATCAAGGCACAACGAGCTCAAGAGCCATTGTGTTTGATAAAAAAGGTAATGTAGTGTCTATGGCACAAAAAGAATTTACACAATATTTTCCCAAACCAGGATGGGTTGAACACGATCCAACCGAGATCTGGTCAACCCAAACTGGTGTTGCTGCAGAAGCAATTGCCAAAAAAGGACTCGATGTTAAACACATCGCTGCCATTGGCATTACTAACCAACGTGAAACCGTTATCGTTTGGGATAAACATACAGGCAAGCCTATTTATAATGCTATCGTTTGGCAAGATAAAAGAACATCAGATTATTGCGACGAACTCAAAAAAGAAGGAAAAAACGATCTTTTTAGACAAAAAACAGGATTGGTAATAGACTCCTATTTTTCTGGCACCAAAGTAAAATGGATTCTTGACAATGTTGATGGAGCCCGTGAAAAAGCAGAAGCTGGCGATTTAATTTTAGGCACGATAGATACTTGGCTTATTTGGAATTTCACCAAAGGCGAACAGCATATTACTGATGTTACAAATGCCTCAAGAACTTTAATGTTCAATATCAATACGATGGATTGGGATGATGAACTTTTGGAAATCTTAACAATCCCAAAAAGTATGTTGCCAGAAGTAAAGCAATCCAGTGAAGTTTACGGTCACACAAAATCTACTTTTTACGACTCAAAAATACCAATTGCTGGTATCGCAGGTGATCAACAAGCAGCACTTTTCGGTCAAATGTGTACAAAACCAGGAATGGTCAAAAACACCTATGGTACAGGTTGCTTTATGTTGATGAATATTGGTGAGAAACCAATAGTTTCTAAAAACAACTTATTAACCACTGTAGCCTGGAAAGTTAACGGAAAAACAACATACGCCTTAGAAGGCAGTATATTTATTGCTGGCGCAGTTGTACAATGGCTTCGTGATGGATTAAAGATTATTAGAAATTCTTCGGAAATAGAAAAACTGGCAAATTCCGTAGAAAGTTCAGATGGCGTTTATTTTGTTCCCGCGTTTGCTGGTTTGGGTGCACCACACTGGAACCAACACGCAAAAGGGACTTTATTTGGTTTAACACGAGGAAGCACAGATGCACACATCGCCAGAGCAGCTTTAGAATCTGTAGCATTTCAAACTATGGATATTCTAAAAGCTATGGAGGCAGATGCTGAAATTTCAATTGAAGAATTACGCGTAGATGGCGGAGCAACGATAAACAACATGATGATGCAATTTCAAAGTGACGTGCTAAATACACAAACGGTGAGACCAAAAATAGTAGAAACGACTGCAATGGGAGCAGCTTTTTTAGCTGGTTTAGCAGTTGGTTATTGGGAGAGTACAGATGAAATTCAAGATATTTGGCAAATTGATAAAACCTTTAAGCCTACTACAGATAGAGCAGAAACCGAAGCGAATATCAAAGGCTGGTACAGAGCTATTGATGCTTTGGAATATTGGACAAAAAGCAATTCAAAATAA
- a CDS encoding MIP/aquaporin family protein — translation MTPFIAEIIGTAILILLGGGVIANVVLNKTIGNNSGWIVITTGWALAVYVAVVIVGPHSGAHINPAVTLALAVAGKFPWADVPMYILAQMIGAMIGSSCVWAMYKLHFNETEDADTKKAVFCTAPAIRNTFSNLFSEAIGTFVLLFTILYFTDASINDTETVVGLGSLGALPVALLVWSIGLSLGGTTGYAINPARDLGPRIMHAILPIKNKANSDWSYSWIPVIGPLAGGCLAALLMLALS, via the coding sequence ATGACACCATTTATAGCAGAAATTATAGGTACAGCTATTTTGATTTTATTAGGAGGCGGTGTAATTGCAAATGTGGTTTTAAATAAAACCATAGGAAACAACAGTGGTTGGATCGTTATTACTACGGGATGGGCTTTAGCGGTTTACGTCGCTGTTGTTATTGTTGGACCTCATAGTGGTGCGCATATTAATCCTGCGGTGACACTGGCATTAGCTGTGGCAGGAAAATTCCCTTGGGCAGATGTGCCCATGTATATTTTAGCACAGATGATTGGCGCCATGATAGGATCTTCCTGTGTTTGGGCAATGTATAAATTACATTTTAATGAGACCGAGGATGCAGATACAAAAAAAGCAGTATTCTGCACTGCACCAGCAATTAGAAATACATTTTCGAATCTATTTAGTGAAGCTATTGGGACATTCGTTTTATTGTTTACTATCTTATATTTTACAGATGCCAGTATCAATGATACCGAAACCGTTGTTGGTTTAGGTTCTTTAGGCGCACTACCTGTAGCGCTTCTGGTTTGGTCTATTGGTCTATCACTTGGCGGCACAACAGGTTATGCCATAAATCCTGCTCGTGATTTAGGACCAAGAATTATGCATGCTATCCTGCCAATAAAAAATAAGGCAAATAGTGACTGGAGCTATTCTTGGATTCCTGTTATTGGACCTCTGGCTGGTGGTTGCTTGGCTGCTTTACTTATGCTGGCACTTTCTTAA
- a CDS encoding sulfatase — protein sequence MKHSFFLMLVAVLFSCNSKKENIEISQSESQNQKQDKPNIILIVVDDQGYADFTPFDNHDETVSTPNISRLGASGTVFTQAYVTAPVCSPSRAGILTGKNQFRWDKPASWGPGLPDSVKTIAEYLKEAGYATARIGKNDLGRNFHKNDVREYPLNHGYDEFLGFSAHAHDYWLNSQSIKERTPDPYGTSALLGPLMHNMGEKSYEEGYLTDIFTDESIAYMKQKRDKPFFLTLSYNAVHHLIHEVPKKYLDKYNVKVIPNYDPDSLVAYGKHKEGTYSAYYDKYSRVGAINTTDLRNYYLANLNCLDDNIGRVLDALKENDLEKNTLIVFISDNGGSPLTGANNAPLTGGKYSLWEGGIRVPMAVSWPGEIEAGKTVTQYVSATDILPTLAKAGGATVTDKDIDGIDLFSPQDDRLLVWKWQKTWAARQGKWKITNAKENHWKSEPSNQYIAPIRDDLTIKLFDIENDPGERNDVSEDHPEIVKQLQDAYNNWCEVNIIK from the coding sequence ATGAAACATTCTTTTTTTCTAATGCTTGTTGCAGTATTGTTTTCTTGTAATTCTAAAAAAGAAAATATAGAAATTTCTCAAAGCGAAAGCCAAAACCAAAAGCAAGACAAACCAAACATTATCTTGATTGTTGTGGATGATCAGGGATATGCCGATTTTACGCCTTTTGATAATCATGATGAAACGGTTTCTACACCAAACATTTCAAGACTTGGTGCCTCGGGCACTGTGTTTACGCAAGCTTATGTCACTGCTCCAGTTTGCAGTCCTTCAAGAGCAGGAATCTTGACTGGTAAAAATCAATTTCGTTGGGATAAACCAGCAAGTTGGGGGCCAGGATTACCTGATAGTGTCAAAACGATTGCAGAATATTTAAAAGAAGCAGGTTACGCAACAGCAAGAATTGGAAAGAATGATTTAGGTCGAAATTTTCATAAAAATGATGTGCGAGAATACCCTTTAAACCATGGCTATGACGAATTTTTAGGGTTTTCTGCTCACGCACATGATTACTGGTTAAACTCACAAAGCATAAAAGAGCGTACTCCAGATCCATATGGTACAAGCGCCTTGCTTGGACCATTGATGCATAATATGGGAGAAAAAAGTTATGAAGAAGGGTATTTGACAGATATTTTTACTGATGAATCTATAGCCTACATGAAACAAAAAAGAGATAAGCCTTTCTTTTTAACCTTGTCTTACAATGCGGTTCACCACTTAATACATGAAGTACCTAAAAAATATCTGGATAAATATAATGTAAAGGTAATCCCAAATTACGATCCCGATAGTTTAGTGGCTTATGGAAAGCATAAGGAGGGAACTTACTCTGCTTATTATGATAAGTATTCTAGGGTTGGAGCTATAAATACAACAGATTTACGAAATTATTATTTAGCAAATCTCAACTGTCTAGACGATAATATTGGTAGGGTATTGGATGCTTTAAAAGAAAACGATTTAGAAAAAAATACGCTTATAGTTTTTATTTCAGATAATGGAGGTTCACCATTAACTGGAGCCAATAACGCTCCATTAACGGGTGGAAAATATTCACTTTGGGAAGGCGGAATTAGAGTGCCAATGGCTGTAAGCTGGCCTGGAGAAATTGAGGCAGGAAAAACAGTTACCCAATATGTGTCTGCAACAGATATCTTGCCAACATTAGCAAAAGCAGGAGGTGCAACAGTCACCGATAAGGATATTGACGGTATTGATTTGTTCAGTCCACAAGACGATCGATTGTTAGTTTGGAAATGGCAGAAAACCTGGGCAGCGAGACAAGGCAAATGGAAAATTACCAATGCCAAAGAAAACCATTGGAAAAGTGAACCATCCAATCAATACATCGCACCAATTAGAGATGATTTAACGATTAAGCTTTTTGACATTGAAAATGATCCTGGCGAACGAAATGATGTTTCTGAAGATCATCCTGAAATCGTAAAACAATTACAAGACGCTTACAATAACTGGTGCGAAGTAAATATCATAAAGTAG
- a CDS encoding triple tyrosine motif-containing protein: MKHLLSIIFLFLGLQTHAQELPPIEKFSSADYNGDNQNWMISQAENEFIYVANNKGLLEYNGSVWTSYVSPNNSVMRAVNVIDDKIYTGCYEEFGYWQKNKLGRLDYMSLLPKLKDKEFKDDQIWNILDYDEWILFQSGHELYFYHKVDETFKIISSESIIYKVFLVGNQLYYHVANEGIFSIKDGNPTLVINDAVVLEDRVINIFERENKLLLLTRNSGFYYLENDTLKSWEVSSNSELKTLNVFNSIQLDDGSLILGTISNGILKISTTGAIDYSINQKKGLANNTVLSLFEDKTHNVWAGLDNGINCINVKSPIRTFIDYEGVLGTVYSTIIFKNQLYVGTNQGLFYRSLDDKNQAFQFVEGTAGQVWSLYSDGENLMCGHHLGTFLIDNNTAEKISTILGAWNFKKIPNHQNLLLQGNYSGLYILEKKDSLWSLKHKVEGFGNSARFFEINDDNEIFVNHEYKGLYSMQIDNFYRKVDSVKLHPEVPTSKSSSLISYRNAILYAANEGIFRYEKTKNVFIKDSLMSALLTPEDYTSGKMEIDKTGKLWMFSKNNISYIKNDDLTNNPEITNIPIPSNLRAGVLGFENIQHIKNETYVLGTTNGYLTLDLSKTDYQYDYNVYLNRVTIKNIDEQTRALSISEKGEFDHKKGIVTFQYSVPQYDKYLDITYQYKLMGHIDNWSDWTNKSSVQFENLSFGDYTFEVRAKVGNQISQNSNPYNFKINRPWYISDFAIAIYVLALIGIGFLVHKAYKFYYVRILKHEQIKNEKTIIQIKNEKLNQDIESKNRELVISTMSIIKKNELLNKIKKELKKSNTKKDLGDAISLIDTNLNNTKDWKFFKQAFNNADKDFLDKIKAQHPDLTPNDLRFCAYLRLNLSSKEIAPLLNISTKSVETKRYRLRKRLNLNHDDSLVNYILKF; the protein is encoded by the coding sequence ATGAAACACCTACTCTCAATTATATTCCTTTTTTTGGGCTTGCAAACTCACGCGCAGGAGTTGCCTCCTATTGAAAAATTCTCATCTGCAGATTATAATGGAGACAATCAAAACTGGATGATTTCCCAAGCAGAGAATGAGTTTATTTATGTAGCCAACAATAAAGGTTTATTGGAATATAATGGTTCCGTTTGGACCAGTTATGTGTCACCAAACAATTCGGTTATGCGTGCAGTAAATGTTATTGATGACAAAATATATACAGGCTGCTATGAGGAATTTGGCTATTGGCAAAAGAACAAATTGGGTCGATTGGACTATATGTCTTTACTTCCGAAGTTAAAAGATAAAGAGTTTAAAGACGATCAAATCTGGAACATCCTTGACTACGATGAATGGATCTTGTTTCAATCTGGTCACGAACTCTATTTTTATCACAAAGTTGACGAAACTTTCAAAATCATTTCTTCGGAAAGTATCATCTACAAAGTATTTCTAGTTGGTAATCAATTATATTACCATGTCGCAAATGAAGGGATTTTCAGTATAAAAGATGGCAATCCAACCTTGGTAATTAATGACGCTGTCGTTTTAGAAGATCGTGTTATAAATATTTTTGAACGTGAGAATAAATTGCTTTTGTTGACCAGAAATTCCGGATTTTATTACCTAGAAAACGATACCTTAAAATCTTGGGAGGTTTCAAGTAATTCTGAATTAAAAACACTCAACGTATTTAATAGCATCCAGCTCGATGATGGAAGTCTAATTTTAGGAACAATCTCCAACGGGATTTTAAAAATCAGCACTACAGGAGCTATTGATTATTCGATAAATCAAAAAAAAGGGCTTGCCAACAATACTGTTTTATCACTTTTTGAAGATAAAACGCACAATGTCTGGGCTGGGTTGGATAATGGGATCAATTGCATAAATGTAAAATCTCCAATTAGAACGTTTATTGATTATGAAGGCGTTTTAGGAACTGTTTATTCTACGATCATTTTTAAAAATCAATTGTATGTTGGTACTAACCAAGGGCTTTTTTATAGATCTTTAGATGACAAGAATCAAGCTTTTCAATTTGTAGAAGGCACAGCTGGTCAAGTTTGGAGTCTATACAGTGATGGTGAAAACTTAATGTGCGGTCATCATCTTGGCACCTTTTTAATTGATAATAATACTGCGGAAAAGATAAGCACAATTTTAGGTGCTTGGAATTTCAAAAAAATCCCTAATCATCAAAACTTACTATTGCAAGGTAATTACAGCGGACTTTATATTCTTGAAAAGAAAGACAGCTTATGGAGTTTAAAACATAAGGTTGAAGGTTTTGGCAATTCTGCGAGATTTTTTGAAATTAATGATGATAACGAGATATTTGTTAATCATGAATACAAAGGTTTGTACAGTATGCAAATTGACAATTTTTATAGAAAAGTTGATTCTGTAAAACTCCACCCAGAAGTACCAACCAGCAAAAGCTCTAGTTTGATATCTTATCGCAATGCTATTTTATATGCAGCAAATGAGGGTATTTTTAGGTATGAAAAAACTAAAAACGTTTTTATCAAAGACTCTTTAATGAGTGCATTACTTACACCAGAAGATTACACCTCTGGCAAAATGGAAATAGATAAAACAGGGAAACTCTGGATGTTCTCTAAAAATAATATAAGCTATATTAAAAATGATGATCTTACGAATAATCCAGAAATCACCAACATCCCTATACCTTCTAATTTAAGAGCAGGTGTTTTGGGTTTTGAGAACATTCAGCATATAAAAAATGAAACTTATGTTTTAGGGACAACTAACGGTTACCTTACTTTAGATCTTTCAAAAACAGATTACCAATATGATTATAATGTTTATTTAAACAGAGTTACAATCAAAAATATTGACGAGCAAACAAGAGCTTTATCAATTTCAGAAAAAGGCGAGTTTGATCACAAAAAAGGTATTGTAACATTTCAATATTCGGTACCTCAATATGATAAATACCTCGACATCACATATCAGTATAAGTTAATGGGACATATTGATAATTGGAGTGATTGGACTAACAAATCTAGTGTTCAATTTGAGAATTTGTCTTTTGGAGATTACACTTTTGAAGTAAGAGCAAAAGTAGGTAATCAAATATCACAAAACAGCAATCCATATAATTTTAAAATAAACAGACCTTGGTATATTTCTGATTTTGCAATCGCCATCTATGTCTTAGCTTTAATTGGAATTGGCTTTTTAGTTCACAAAGCTTATAAATTTTATTACGTTAGAATTTTAAAGCATGAGCAGATTAAGAATGAGAAAACCATTATCCAGATTAAAAACGAGAAACTTAACCAAGATATAGAAAGTAAAAATCGTGAGCTCGTCATTTCTACAATGAGTATCATCAAAAAGAATGAGTTACTTAACAAAATAAAGAAAGAACTTAAAAAAAGTAATACTAAAAAAGATCTTGGAGATGCAATAAGCTTAATAGATACCAATTTAAACAACACCAAAGACTGGAAATTCTTTAAACAAGCATTTAATAATGCAGATAAAGATTTTTTAGATAAGATTAAAGCGCAACATCCAGATTTAACTCCTAACGATTTACGTTTTTGTGCCTATTTAAGACTTAATTTATCATCAAAAGAGATTGCGCCTCTTCTCAATATTTCAACCAAAAGTGTTGAAACAAAAAGGTACAGACTTAGAAAAAGATTAAATCTTAACCATGATGACAGCCTAGTTAATTATATCTTAAAATTTTAA